In one Brassica oleracea var. oleracea cultivar TO1000 chromosome C9, BOL, whole genome shotgun sequence genomic region, the following are encoded:
- the LOC106313739 gene encoding uncharacterized protein LOC106313739, with amino-acid sequence MNTKTMRLPPRRVLTSDKRVISGVVAGKPAVTNPPPPPIKSILKKTESVAPTTVAAVVAEPASSNQLLAGYLAHEFLNKGTLFGEQWNPARAQAGPFPAQSTESRQTKPSHDIEPSDHKRRRYEEVANILRADGTHLPGIVNPSQLARFLKL; translated from the coding sequence ATGAATACCAAAACGATGCGTCTTCCCCCACGCCGTGTGCTGACATCAGACAAACGAGTTATCTCCGGCGTCGTCGCCGGTAAACCCGCCGTGACAAATCCGCCACCGCCGCCGATTAAATCTATCCTTAAGAAAACTGAATCCGTCGCTCCGACAACTGTCGCCGCTGTCGTAGCCGAGCCGGCCAGTTCGAACCAGCTCCTCGCCGGTTATTTGGCTCACGAGTTTCTCAACAAAGGCACACTCTTCGGAGAGCAGTGGAATCCGGCTCGAGCCCAAGCCGGCCCATTTCCGGCCCAATCTACCGAGTCGAGACAGACTAAGCCGAGCCATGATATCGAGCCGAGTGATCATAAGCGGAGGAGATATGAGGAAGTCGCTAATATCCTCCGGGCAGATGGAACCCACTTGCCCGGTATCGTCAACCCTTCACAGCTTGCCCGATTCCTTAAATTGTGA